A stretch of DNA from Pan troglodytes isolate AG18354 chromosome 21, NHGRI_mPanTro3-v2.0_pri, whole genome shotgun sequence:
GTTTGgatcaaacaaatgaaaaacaaaaacatgatggCCTCTCCCAGCAAAAGCTCCAGGGTTGGAAAGAGTCCCCTGGCAGGGAATTGGCACCCCGTCGTGCCTATCCTCTCTCTCTGACTGCCTGCTGGAAATGCCCCCATCTCCCTTTGAGTCCTCCTCCCAGGCGACCCCTGTGACCTGTAACCTCTGTCCTGAAATCATCACAATGGCCAGGGTGGCCTCAGCTCAGGGCCTCTGTGACATCACCAAGGGCCTGGCACCAGGTGCCCAGTCTCCCAGTTGCGAGGGCAAGCAAACCCGTCATGAGCAACTCCCTTCCCCATCTCTGCTCACCATGTGGACGCTGAAATCGTCCCTGGTCCTGCTTCTGTGCCTCACCTGCAGCTATGCCTTTATGTTCTCTTCTCTGAGACAGAAAACTAGCGAACCCCAGGGGAAGGTGCCGTGTGGAGAGCACTTTCGGATTCGGCAGAACCTACCAGAGCACACCCAAGGCTGGCTTGGGAGCAAATGGCTCTGGCTTTTGTTTGCTGTTGTGCCGTTTGTGATACTGAAGCGTCAAAGAGACAGTGAGAAGAATAAGGTAAGGATGGCTCCATTTTTTTTACACCATATTGATTCAATCTCAGGAGTCTCAGGGAAACGGATGTTCTAGTGAGTCTAGGCGGCACCGTTGGGTATAATGAACCGACCTCATGGTCCTGGGCAAAGCTGGCAAATTCACTTCCTGATGTATCCTTAGTGAAGACAATTGTCCCCAGATCCACAGATACTGGGACAAACAGTGGAAGATGACCTCTAGTTTCTTGGCTCAAAGTTCTTCTGGTTAGATGGATTTTTTCAAATGTAGGATAGATTCAAGaactcagccgggcgcagt
This window harbors:
- the FAM209B gene encoding protein FAM209B; translated protein: MARVASAQGLCDITKGLAPGAQSPSCEGKQTRHEQLPSPSLLTMWTLKSSLVLLLCLTCSYAFMFSSLRQKTSEPQGKVPCGEHFRIRQNLPEHTQGWLGSKWLWLLFAVVPFVILKRQRDSEKNKEQSPPGLRGFPFRTPLKKNQNASLYKDCVFNTLNELEVELLKFVSEVWNLKGAMATGSGSNLKLRRPEMPADPYHVTICKIWGEESSS